In Lysinibacillus sp. FSL M8-0337, the following proteins share a genomic window:
- a CDS encoding HAD-IIIC family phosphatase: protein MTLYNKQFGDIVKAVREMSVSPQMTNISIISNVTLEPVFVESLKYVMNEELSIQANIILESYDELFSSNREVTLNSDWTLLIHDFSECLSSYESREEIKERDLERINVTINNIRKNNDKPILVTLPESTSYPLDDKIVSEIRNSMMSIPHNVSKCYLVDMNKAVMKVGEGQFYDYRKQFAFNLPYSTEGSLALARIFCDIIRDTLGKYKKCLVLDCDNVLWGGVLEEVGMNGIKLDTTFPGNQYLHFQKELIKLHQCGVILTLCSKNNEDEVLEVIRTHPFMVIKEEHVAAYRINWNNKVDNIKQISDELNISLSDMVFVDDSEFEIGIVSESLPEVTTIHLPVKRPYEYSVHIKNCGFFKTSNLTGDDLLRNSTYQNERKRKKEREKYFNYEEYLNSLEIKLASSEVTQFTASRISQLSYRTNRCNLSCKKISTEEVIYYSQQPDYWVRCFELSDKFGDYGFVGAMIINITDDSLIIEGFYLSCRALGKNVEKMMLDYLLSNLELKDRELTYIYKDNGKNHDVEVFIKEYIEGLKLATN, encoded by the coding sequence ATGACTTTATATAATAAACAATTTGGAGATATTGTGAAAGCAGTAAGGGAGATGTCTGTATCTCCACAAATGACGAATATTTCAATTATTAGTAATGTTACACTCGAACCAGTATTTGTAGAATCATTGAAATATGTAATGAATGAAGAATTATCAATACAGGCTAATATTATTTTGGAAAGTTACGATGAGTTATTTTCTTCTAATAGAGAAGTGACTTTGAATAGCGATTGGACATTACTAATTCATGATTTTTCGGAATGTCTATCCTCGTATGAATCAAGAGAAGAAATTAAAGAAAGAGATCTCGAACGAATTAATGTAACAATAAATAATATTCGTAAGAATAATGATAAACCCATACTTGTAACTTTGCCGGAAAGTACGTCGTATCCTCTGGATGACAAAATAGTTTCTGAAATTCGAAATAGTATGATGAGCATCCCGCATAATGTTTCTAAGTGTTATTTGGTTGATATGAATAAAGCAGTTATGAAAGTTGGCGAAGGACAATTTTATGATTATCGTAAGCAATTTGCATTTAATCTGCCATATAGTACTGAGGGTAGTTTAGCTCTTGCACGAATTTTTTGCGATATTATAAGAGATACTTTGGGAAAGTATAAAAAGTGTCTCGTACTTGATTGCGATAACGTATTATGGGGTGGGGTACTCGAAGAGGTTGGAATGAATGGCATAAAGCTTGACACCACTTTCCCTGGAAATCAATATTTACATTTCCAAAAGGAATTGATAAAACTTCACCAGTGCGGTGTAATTTTAACATTATGTAGTAAAAATAATGAGGATGAAGTGTTGGAAGTCATTAGAACTCATCCATTTATGGTTATAAAGGAAGAACATGTGGCCGCTTATCGTATTAATTGGAACAATAAAGTAGACAATATAAAACAAATCTCAGATGAGTTAAATATTTCTTTAAGTGATATGGTTTTCGTTGATGATTCCGAGTTTGAAATAGGAATAGTTAGTGAATCATTACCAGAGGTAACTACAATACATCTACCTGTGAAAAGACCTTACGAATACTCTGTCCACATAAAAAACTGTGGTTTTTTTAAAACTTCGAATCTAACTGGTGATGATTTGTTGCGAAATTCAACATATCAGAATGAAAGAAAAAGGAAAAAAGAAAGAGAGAAATACTTTAATTATGAAGAGTATCTTAATTCTCTTGAAATCAAACTAGCTAGTAGTGAGGTTACACAGTTCACAGCATCTCGAATTTCACAACTTTCTTATAGAACTAACAGATGTAACTTGTCTTGTAAGAAAATTTCTACAGAAGAAGTGATTTATTATTCTCAACAGCCAGATTATTGGGTCCGATGTTTTGAATTATCGGATAAATTTGGTGATTATGGCTTTGTTGGAGCTATGATAATAAATATTACGGACGATTCCTTAATAATAGAAGGATTTTATTTGTCATGCCGTGCCTTAGGAAAAAATGTTGAGAAGATGATGTTGGATTACCTTCTAAGTAATCTAGAGTTGAAAGACCGTGAGCTAACCTATATCTACAAGGATAATGGTAAGAATCATGATGTAGAGGTATTTATAAAAGAATATATAGAAGGTTTAAAGCTAGCAACTAATTGA
- a CDS encoding acyl carrier protein: MDTRFQIFSTLSKVLNINIDELQKLDINDDLLAVGLSSIKAISLITMIEQSYNIVLEDEEFFYENINTISKIESLILKYL, encoded by the coding sequence TTGGATACTAGATTCCAAATATTTTCAACTTTGTCAAAAGTATTAAATATTAATATAGATGAACTACAAAAGCTTGATATAAATGATGATTTACTTGCGGTAGGTCTTAGTTCCATAAAAGCGATTTCTTTAATCACCATGATAGAGCAATCCTACAATATAGTATTAGAAGATGAAGAGTTTTTCTATGAAAATATAAATACAATTTCTAAAATTGAGAGTCTAATTCTTAAATACCTATAA
- a CDS encoding AAC(3) family N-acetyltransferase, translating into MLSAVQISDSLLTSVLPLIRDDEEIVVIHSDLFALGFNRCIEYVDGVMLFLESLLDRGKTIVIPSFTFSFSKTKMFNIESSPFETGSLAFLAKTKLGFTRTHNPMFSFCVKGRKSDDYLNSRWNSGYGKGTSVELLSRENTCIVMLGCSWSYCTLIHNVEEKQLVPYREYIEWTYPIDFGDYSISDQPFQLYVRKSLPKTNLRFEKIRTELQHSDLLRKSTLNGKIIESANGQSIAKIAEQKLKTDPYFFVDVINE; encoded by the coding sequence TTGCTTTCTGCAGTACAAATTTCTGATAGCTTGTTAACTAGTGTGTTGCCGTTAATACGTGATGACGAAGAAATAGTTGTTATTCACTCGGATCTCTTCGCTCTAGGATTCAATCGATGTATTGAATATGTCGATGGTGTAATGCTTTTTCTAGAATCTTTGCTTGATCGAGGGAAAACCATCGTCATACCTAGTTTCACGTTTTCATTCTCAAAAACCAAAATGTTTAACATCGAATCAAGCCCTTTTGAAACGGGTTCATTAGCATTTCTTGCAAAAACAAAATTGGGGTTTACTCGAACTCATAATCCCATGTTTTCATTTTGTGTAAAAGGACGTAAGTCGGATGACTATCTAAACTCTAGGTGGAATTCTGGGTATGGGAAGGGAACTTCAGTTGAGTTATTGTCGCGGGAAAATACATGCATAGTAATGTTGGGATGTAGTTGGAGTTATTGTACGTTAATACATAATGTCGAGGAAAAACAGTTAGTACCATATCGCGAGTATATTGAATGGACTTATCCCATAGATTTTGGAGACTATAGTATTTCGGATCAGCCATTTCAACTTTATGTACGAAAATCTTTACCTAAAACCAACCTTAGATTTGAAAAGATAAGAACAGAATTACAGCATAGCGATTTGTTACGAAAGTCTACATTGAACGGGAAAATAATTGAGAGTGCTAATGGTCAAAGTATTGCTAAGATTGCAGAACAAAAATTGAAAACAGATCCCTATTTTTTCGTTGATGTCATTAATGAGTAA
- a CDS encoding HAD hydrolase-like protein, translated as MVQSLIFDMDGTLFQTEKILELSLDDTFTYLRSLNEWDTVTPIDKYREIMGVPLPKVWETLLPNHSNEIREQTDAYFLERLIENIRSGKGALYPNVKEVFNYLKEVNCSIYIASNGLTEYLEAIVNYYKLDNWVIETFSIQQIETLDKGDLIKTIIKKYNIKKAAVVGDRLSDINAAKDNDLIAIGCNFDFAKKEELALADLIIDDLIELKTILPRIKNY; from the coding sequence ATGGTACAATCATTAATCTTTGATATGGACGGAACCTTATTCCAAACAGAGAAAATATTGGAATTATCACTAGATGATACTTTTACTTATTTACGGTCATTAAATGAATGGGATACAGTAACCCCTATTGATAAATACAGAGAAATCATGGGTGTACCTTTACCGAAGGTATGGGAAACCTTATTACCTAATCATTCTAATGAAATTAGAGAGCAAACTGATGCATATTTTTTGGAAAGATTAATTGAAAACATAAGAAGTGGAAAAGGTGCTTTATATCCAAATGTAAAGGAAGTTTTCAATTATTTAAAAGAGGTTAATTGTTCTATTTACATAGCGAGTAATGGTTTAACTGAATATTTAGAAGCAATTGTTAATTATTATAAATTGGATAATTGGGTCATTGAGACATTTAGTATTCAACAAATAGAAACGTTAGATAAAGGAGATTTAATTAAAACAATAATAAAAAAATATAATATAAAAAAAGCAGCCGTAGTAGGGGATCGTCTATCTGATATTAATGCAGCTAAGGACAATGATTTAATTGCAATTGGATGTAACTTTGATTTTGCAAAAAAGGAAGAACTTGCTCTGGCTGATTTGATAATAGATGACTTGATTGAGCTAAAAACAATACTCCCTAGAATAAAGAATTACTGA
- a CDS encoding MFS transporter, which yields MKFKDLHINIKIRLFVNFIQKLTQMTVFPFMAIYFSKYFGSTVAGILMIISVVAAFFSSFYGGYFADLYGRKRVLLEGEKYRFLTMILMAFFNSPWLFSPTITFILFAINNVIVGLITPANEAILIDVSTSKNRKLLYSLNYWSLNLSIALGSMIGAFFYKNHFFDLLLTTSLASLITYFLVKLYIIETNPPKINQKIKKATLTSIFASYKLILKDRLFTIYLIVGILTLSLEFQLVNFIAIKLSNEFGIQKLFELPYLQFDGVKILGFLRMENTLLVVILGALVLKLTDKLNNKIILFVGVVLFTSGFSLLSIFNNICILILATFIFTIGELLYVPIHQSLLAELIDDTMRSQYIAVNSLRSRGALIIASLCVTLGSFVPNWTMALLYISFGAVSIILYSIIFSNLKNKIVH from the coding sequence TTGAAGTTCAAAGACCTACATATCAATATTAAAATCAGACTTTTCGTAAACTTCATTCAAAAACTTACTCAAATGACTGTATTTCCTTTTATGGCAATTTATTTTTCTAAATACTTTGGCTCTACTGTTGCAGGAATCTTAATGATTATAAGTGTAGTTGCTGCATTTTTTTCTAGTTTTTATGGAGGTTATTTTGCAGATTTATATGGTCGAAAAAGGGTGCTATTAGAAGGGGAGAAATATAGATTTCTTACCATGATACTTATGGCTTTTTTTAATTCACCTTGGTTATTCTCCCCAACAATTACTTTTATATTATTTGCTATAAATAATGTTATCGTTGGACTAATAACTCCTGCTAATGAAGCAATACTTATAGATGTAAGCACATCAAAAAATAGAAAATTGCTTTATAGTTTAAATTATTGGTCCCTTAATCTCTCGATTGCTTTGGGAAGTATGATTGGGGCATTTTTTTATAAAAACCATTTCTTTGATTTACTATTAACTACTTCACTTGCTTCTTTAATTACTTATTTTTTAGTTAAATTATATATTATTGAAACAAATCCACCAAAAATAAATCAAAAAATTAAAAAAGCAACATTAACGTCTATATTTGCCAGTTATAAACTTATTTTAAAAGATCGTTTATTTACAATTTATTTAATAGTAGGAATTCTTACGCTAAGTTTAGAATTTCAATTGGTTAATTTTATAGCTATCAAATTAAGTAATGAATTTGGAATTCAAAAGTTATTTGAATTACCGTATTTACAATTCGATGGTGTTAAAATACTAGGATTTTTAAGAATGGAAAATACATTATTAGTAGTAATTTTAGGTGCGTTAGTTTTAAAATTAACTGATAAACTGAACAACAAAATTATTCTATTTGTAGGTGTTGTTTTATTCACTTCAGGTTTTTCATTACTATCCATCTTCAACAATATATGTATATTAATATTAGCTACTTTTATATTTACTATTGGAGAATTATTGTATGTACCTATTCATCAATCATTATTAGCAGAATTAATAGATGATACTATGAGAAGCCAATACATTGCCGTAAATTCTCTTAGATCTAGAGGAGCGCTTATTATAGCATCTCTTTGCGTAACTTTAGGTTCATTTGTACCCAATTGGACTATGGCTCTCCTTTATATATCTTTTGGTGCTGTAAGCATTATTTTGTATAGTATTATCTTTTCAAACCTTAAAAATAAGATTGTTCATTAG